In one Chitinophaga sancti genomic region, the following are encoded:
- a CDS encoding tyrosine-type recombinase/integrase, which produces MDENADTFKKAIQMIHRTDGCRYSELNFFPSNWKTTTSSSSLKKIWRIEYTFYDPSMKDRYPNGKAVTIKGGINRAKDLSSRRQLMQYLIDVELDLLENQFYNPITKTILEKEAEKSREGVIDENTPFIKALELALESKVMDGEAKKDIKNKIPHIEKAARNIKYKGAVVADMPISSISRKLIRLVLDEIGNNKGDRWTANNFNRYRTDLRTIFIELNELEAMESNPMDGIRKRKGIKKQRETLTSEDRKRVDNHLRENHYTFWRFARIFFHSGCRERELLGVTIENVNLKERWFKVMVKKDKESRWDKKAIEPGAYNLWKEVIAEADKLLLENRNNPNLSKSCVPGGKPGNLLFIFSEALKPMFRGGPIRQEQICRRWNNYVKRQLGITADFYSLKHSRTSEDINSEVRKAIRIATKKAARKNGHTSTKMVEQIYDTQSKDRLLKIKTKSKAHFAPEA; this is translated from the coding sequence GTGGACGAAAACGCGGACACTTTTAAAAAAGCTATTCAGATGATTCACAGAACAGACGGCTGTCGCTACAGTGAACTTAACTTCTTCCCCAGTAACTGGAAAACCACTACTTCCAGTTCTTCTCTAAAGAAAATTTGGCGAATCGAATACACTTTTTATGATCCAAGCATGAAAGATAGGTATCCCAATGGGAAAGCTGTTACCATTAAAGGTGGAATAAACCGTGCTAAAGATCTATCAAGCCGCCGCCAGCTGATGCAATATCTTATCGATGTAGAATTAGATTTACTTGAAAATCAATTCTATAACCCTATTACAAAAACGATACTTGAAAAAGAAGCTGAGAAGTCAAGAGAAGGTGTTATTGACGAGAATACCCCTTTCATTAAAGCATTAGAACTTGCTTTAGAATCAAAGGTGATGGATGGCGAGGCGAAAAAGGATATAAAAAACAAGATCCCCCATATAGAGAAAGCGGCAAGGAATATAAAATACAAGGGTGCTGTAGTTGCAGACATGCCAATTTCCTCAATTTCAAGAAAATTAATCAGACTGGTTTTGGACGAGATTGGGAATAACAAGGGTGATAGGTGGACCGCCAATAATTTTAACAGGTATCGCACTGATTTAAGAACCATTTTCATTGAATTGAATGAATTAGAAGCGATGGAATCAAACCCTATGGACGGTATTCGAAAGCGAAAGGGCATTAAAAAACAAAGGGAAACACTAACATCAGAAGATCGGAAAAGAGTAGACAATCACTTAAGAGAAAACCATTATACCTTTTGGCGTTTTGCCAGGATATTCTTTCATTCTGGTTGTCGGGAGAGGGAATTATTAGGCGTAACCATTGAGAACGTCAATTTAAAAGAAAGATGGTTTAAAGTGATGGTCAAAAAGGATAAAGAAAGCCGGTGGGATAAGAAAGCTATTGAACCAGGTGCGTATAATCTTTGGAAAGAAGTTATTGCAGAGGCTGATAAATTACTCTTAGAAAACAGGAATAATCCGAATCTCTCAAAGAGTTGTGTGCCAGGTGGAAAGCCAGGAAATCTCCTATTTATTTTCTCTGAGGCTCTTAAACCAATGTTTAGGGGTGGCCCTATTCGTCAGGAACAAATTTGCCGGAGGTGGAATAACTATGTGAAACGGCAACTCGGGATCACAGCTGATTTCTACTCCTTAAAACACTCTCGGACGTCTGAGGATATAAATAGCGAGGTCAGAAAAGCTATAAGGATAGCTACCAAAAAAGCAGCGAGGAAGAATGGGCATACGTCGACTAAGATGGTAGAACAGATTTACGACACACAAAGCAAAGATCGATTATTGAAGATTAAAACAAAATCAAAGGCTCATTTTGCACCGGAGGCATAG